Proteins found in one Primulina eburnea isolate SZY01 chromosome 16, ASM2296580v1, whole genome shotgun sequence genomic segment:
- the LOC140816383 gene encoding cysteine protease XCP2-like codes for MALSLISKLLFLAIFIFLSTLITATRNDFSIVGYSPDDLSCIDKLINLFESWMDKHGKKYKSIEDKLHRFEIFKDNLKHIDERNKATSNYWLGLNEFADMSTDEFKKGYLGFKVDSMFHKKNDSPQEFMYKDFNTLPKSVDWRKKGAVTRIKNQGSCGSCWAFSTVAAVEGINQIVTGNLTELSEQELIDCDTTHNNGCNGGLMDYAFQFIVSNGGLHHEEEYPYLMEEGTCEENRDESELVTISGYQDVPANDGQSLLKALANQPVSVAIEASGRDFQFYSGGVFDGHCGNELDHGVAAVGYGSSKGLDYIIVKNSWGPKWGEKGFIRMKRNNGKAEGICGINKMASFPTKTI; via the exons ATGGCCCTATCTTTGATATCCAAGCTACTTTTTCTGgcaatcttcatcttcctctCTACTCTGATCACAGCAACGAGAAACGATTTCTCAATTGTAGGCTATTCGCCTGACGATCTTTCTTGTATTGATAAACTCATAAATCTATTCGAATCATGGATGGACAAACATGGCAAAAAGTACAAGAGCATTGAAGATAAATTGCATAGATTTGAGATTTTTAAGGATAATCTGAAGCACATAGATGAGAGGAATAAAGCCACTAGTAACTATTGGCTTGGTTTGAATGAGTTTGCTGACATGAGCACTGACGAATTCAAGAAGGGGTACTTGGGGTTCAAGGTCGATTCAATGTTCCACAAGAAAAATGATTCCCCTCAGGAATTTATGTACAAAGATTTCAACACTTTGCCCAAGTCTGTGGATTGGAGAAAGAAAGGTGCCGTCACCAGGATCAAGAATCAAGGTTCATGTG GGAGTTGCTGGGCATTTTCAACAGTGGCAGCAGTGGAGGGAATAAACCAAATTGTGACGGGGAATTTAACTGAATTATCCGAGCAAGAGCTCATCGATTGTGACACAACCCATAACAATGGATGCAATGGGGGTCTTATGGATTATGCATTTCAGTTCATAGTTTCAAATGGCGGGCTTCATCACGAGGAAGAGTATCCCTACTTGATGGAGGAAGGAACTTGTGAAGAAAACAGG GATGAATCAGAGTTGGTGACTATTAGCGGATACCAAGACGTACCTGCAAACGACGGTCAAAGTCTATTGAAAGCACTGGCAAACCAGCCAGTAAGTGTGGCCATCGAAGCTTCTGGTAGAGATTTTCAATTCTACAGCGGG GGTGTGTTTGATGGGCACTGCGGAAATGAGCTAGATCACGGAGTGGCAGCGGTAGGATATGGATCGAGTAAGGGATTGGATTACATCATTGTGAAGAATTCATGGGGTCCTAAATGGGGAGAAAAGGGATTTATAAGAATGAAGAGGAACAATGGGAAGGCTGAAGGGATTTGTGGAATTAATAAAATGGCTTCTTTTCCCACCAAAACCATTTGA